The genomic segment CTAGTGTGTGAAGCATCCTTTATAGATTTTCTTAAAGAACATTCACATAAATTTGGTTATTGGTACTCCGGTAATTTTTAGAAACAAATTGCAATTTTTTTTACCTGATTTAAAACTCAAgtttctaagttttgttttatgaTGCTACCCATTTGTTTTTGAACTTCATCCTTTTGTATCAATTATATTGAATTAATATTTGTTTCCATCTGCCTTACTTTGGATTAGCAAATTAGAAAGAGTGGTTTCTGTGTATTAGTGAGATATGTGCATTTGATGTATTCAAGAAAAATGTCATGCATTGTATGTTGTCTTGAATTTTTCCTTATTGTTTTGTGAGCTGAAATGGTGAAAGGATTAACTAACTTTACATTATTCTGTAGGCGTTGTGAAATCAAAGCGATCGATATGGAGGCTCAAGACAGTAACTGATTTTTTCTGGTCCATTGTAAACTTCATAGGCGTGTTCTTCTCAACCATGTTTTCGGTAAAATCTTTATCACAattctttatgattttttttctttgtaatgAGAAGCTACTTATATTTTCTTGACTTTTATATGATAGATGGAAAAGTCGGATGCCTACAGAAAAGGCTCTGCTTCTGGAAAAAAATGGGATGGTGGTGGTCCTGGAGGTCCTGGGGGAGGAccatatggtggtggtggtggtccaCGCGGGCCTCGAGGTGGGCTTGACAATGTTCGTGGATTGGATAGTGTTCGAGGGCCTGACCATAGTAAGTTCATCATGAGCTTGTTTCAACTTTAGTTTTCTTTCTTTCGTTAAAATGTGTTCTGATCTTTGACCCTCTAAATCAAAACGTGTTTATGCTCAACTACCAGGTTCTTTACCTGCCTGTGGCTCCTGCTGCGGCTGAGCATGGACTATGCGGAAGTGCTTGAAGAGAATGCATTGCTGTTTCGAATGTT from the Humulus lupulus chromosome X, drHumLupu1.1, whole genome shotgun sequence genome contains:
- the LOC133803619 gene encoding uncharacterized protein LOC133803619; translated protein: MAYVERGVVKSKRSIWRLKTVTDFFWSIVNFIGVFFSTMFSMEKSDAYRKGSASGKKWDGGGPGGPGGGPYGGGGGPRGPRGGLDNVRGLDSVRGPDHSSLPACGSCCG